In the Pseudoalteromonas sp. A25 genome, AAACAAGTCGCTGATGAAAAAAATGAAGCAGAGCTCTTAAGCATCCTCAACAACTTGGACACACAGCTTGAAACTATCGAGCAAGTGCCACAGCAACACAAAAATGACGATCAATTTTTGCAATCTAAAGAACCCATAGAATTATTAGACGAGGCGCTACTACTTGAGGACAACTTGGAAGATCTGGCTATCGATGAGGCATTATCATCTGAGTTAACTTTATTAGAGCTTAATCAAGAACACGAATTACAGCTAACCGAGTCGTTACAAGATCAAAAAGGCACGCCACCAGAGCAGTTATCACCCACCCCAGCCGCCACTAAAGGGGTTGGTATTCAAGGTGGCGAAGAGTTATTGATCAATACACTTGATGACAGCACTCTCATTGATATAGACAAAGAGCTTGAAAAGCTTGAGAAAAAGCTCAAACATAAACAACTAGACGATGAGTTAAATTTGTATGAAAAGTAAAAAATTAAGCATGTATATCGGGTTGCTGTCTGCCTGGTTAACAATGGTGTCAATGTCATGCTTAGCTAAAACACACACATCAGCTCAAAAGATGCTAAATCAAGCCGTAACTCACCGTAAAGCGGGTGAATATAGCCAAGCAATTAGCTTATTAACATCGCTGCGCGAAACATTTATAGGTCATAAACGCATTAATATAGAGCTGGCGCTAAACTATATAAAATTACGACAGTACGACCGCGCCGAACAATTGGTAACTTACTTAGAAAGTTTAGAGTTGTCTGACAGTGAACATGCCGTAATTAGCAAGCTTAAACGAGTACTGACCCTTCAACTGCGACGCTCGCTAGCTCCTCATACCCTCTACTTTACTTCTAACACTTCTGTTGGCATAGATATAGTGCAAAACAGCTTCCCCGTTTATACATTTGACGACACAGTGCAAGATAGCGAATATTGGTCAAGCGATGAAGAGCTGAACGACTCGTGGATTGACAGTGAGTTTATCTATACCGATTATGCTATAGATGAGCAGCTTTTTGGCCGTGAAGAAATCTCTAATAAAAATGAAGTTGGCTATGTTAGTCAAGCATTAAGCGCGAACTATCGCTATCGTCCCGTCGATATGCTCGCTTGGTTTTCTTACCCAACCCAGTGGATTATTGATACTGATGTCCAAGTCAAATATAAACAACTAGATAAAAGTGATAATAACAAATACCTCAGTTATCATTTTGATACATCGGCATATCTGTTACAAATCAATCGTTGGTTACTGGAACTGAACGCATATGCCAAAGTGGACTATGTGGATAATCATAAACTCATCAATAAATCGCGACTACGTCTAGCGTGGACGCTACCATTTGAATCATCCAAACTAAAATTTTCTTATGACGTCGAGCAAAAGCATTATCGTAGCGCATTGCAAGATTATAATGCGACTGTTCATGTACCTGCGATTGAATATACGTATGTATTCTCTTCGCAATGGCGCTTGTCGTTCGCAAGCAAGTACTACAGACTAAACGCCCATGATGACTATAACTCTTATCGCAACACGCATACTTCTGGGGCTCTTTACTACAACCCGCACCGAGACATCGTTACTTATATTTCTTATAACCATTATGTGCTTAAGTACGAGATTAGTGATCCTGAATTGGTTGCCTGGTCAAGAGAAACTAAGCGAACACTTAGTATTGGCTTTAAGTATCAAGCAAATGAAAAACTAGCACTCTTATTACTTGGCAATCTTGGCGACAACCGCATTGAAATGGGGCTTGGTGATGACAGCTGGCAACGCCTTGAAGCAAGTATTGAGTACCGCTTTTAATTAAAGTGACAATAAAACGGAGCGATTATGATTAGATGGGTTATTAGCTTAGCAATGCTAGTGCTAGCACACTTTGTACACGGGACAGACGACCATAGTCATCAACCAGAGCCTTTGTATGGAGTAAAAATTGCAGGTGATAGTTTTGTGATACAAGT is a window encoding:
- a CDS encoding tetratricopeptide repeat protein; the protein is MKSKKLSMYIGLLSAWLTMVSMSCLAKTHTSAQKMLNQAVTHRKAGEYSQAISLLTSLRETFIGHKRINIELALNYIKLRQYDRAEQLVTYLESLELSDSEHAVISKLKRVLTLQLRRSLAPHTLYFTSNTSVGIDIVQNSFPVYTFDDTVQDSEYWSSDEELNDSWIDSEFIYTDYAIDEQLFGREEISNKNEVGYVSQALSANYRYRPVDMLAWFSYPTQWIIDTDVQVKYKQLDKSDNNKYLSYHFDTSAYLLQINRWLLELNAYAKVDYVDNHKLINKSRLRLAWTLPFESSKLKFSYDVEQKHYRSALQDYNATVHVPAIEYTYVFSSQWRLSFASKYYRLNAHDDYNSYRNTHTSGALYYNPHRDIVTYISYNHYVLKYEISDPELVAWSRETKRTLSIGFKYQANEKLALLLLGNLGDNRIEMGLGDDSWQRLEASIEYRF